In a genomic window of Candidatus Binatia bacterium:
- a CDS encoding FdhF/YdeP family oxidoreductase, whose amino-acid sequence MTKEPRAGGGLSALRYTLAKAREAGGVVRLTRRLAAHNACKTCAVGMGGQRGGMRNEAGSFPEVCKKSVQAQAADMQPPIDEAFFATRTVADLERMTGRELEHAGRLGFPVLWRAGEQHYRRCTWDEAYRIAADAMRAAPPERTFFYSSGRSSNEAAFLLQCVARVFGTNNVNNCSYYCHQASGVALQRAIGTGTATIGLDDLDRADLAVVIGANPASNHPRLITKLIELRRRRGKVIVINPLRELGLVRFRVPSDWRSMLFGSEVSDLYLQPHVGSDIALLKLLLKDVVERGQADVEFLAGHVEGWDAVDADVRATSREALLAACGVPDEQVRAAVDALVASRATVFAWAMGITQHAHGVDNVQAIVNLALARGMLGRPGAGLLPIRGHSNVQGVGSVGVSPRLKDEFVRHLEELYGITVPRSEGMHTLASVEAAARGEIDFALLLGGNLFAASPDRAFTGAALQRIGTTVYVTTKLNEGHVHGRGRTCLLLPALARDEERQCTTQESMFNYVRVSDGGAEPASSEMRSEVEIIATLAGMALPQGPIDFGSLRDHDAIRAAIARVVPGYERVAEVERSRAEFEIPGRRLRSPSFATPTGKARAAVTPVPDFPLRDGELRLMTLRSEGQFNTVVYEDEDLYRGNERRDVVMMNEDDARARGLVRNQRVRVHNATGSLEALVRFAPLPPGNMAMYYPEANVLIPRTIDPASATPVFKSVAAAVTPL is encoded by the coding sequence ATGACGAAGGAGCCACGTGCGGGAGGCGGTCTCTCCGCCCTGCGCTACACGCTCGCCAAGGCGCGCGAGGCGGGCGGCGTCGTGCGCCTGACGCGACGCCTCGCGGCGCACAACGCGTGCAAGACGTGCGCGGTCGGCATGGGCGGTCAGCGCGGCGGCATGCGCAACGAGGCCGGCAGCTTCCCCGAGGTGTGCAAGAAGTCGGTGCAGGCGCAGGCGGCCGACATGCAGCCGCCGATCGACGAGGCGTTCTTCGCGACCCGCACGGTCGCCGACCTCGAGCGCATGACGGGACGCGAGCTCGAGCACGCCGGGCGGCTCGGCTTCCCCGTGCTCTGGCGTGCGGGAGAGCAGCACTACCGCCGCTGCACCTGGGACGAAGCCTACCGCATCGCCGCCGACGCGATGCGCGCCGCCCCGCCCGAGCGAACGTTCTTCTACTCTTCGGGCCGCAGCAGCAACGAGGCGGCGTTCCTGCTGCAGTGCGTGGCGCGCGTCTTCGGCACGAACAACGTCAACAACTGCTCGTACTACTGCCACCAGGCGTCGGGCGTCGCCCTGCAGCGCGCGATCGGCACCGGCACCGCGACCATCGGCCTCGACGACCTCGACCGCGCCGACCTCGCCGTCGTGATCGGCGCGAACCCCGCGTCGAACCACCCGCGCCTGATCACCAAGCTGATCGAGCTGCGCCGCCGCCGCGGCAAGGTGATCGTGATCAACCCGCTGCGCGAGCTCGGTCTGGTGCGCTTTCGCGTGCCGTCGGACTGGCGCAGCATGCTGTTCGGCTCGGAGGTCTCGGACCTCTACCTGCAGCCGCACGTCGGCAGCGACATCGCCCTGCTGAAGCTCCTGCTGAAGGACGTCGTCGAGCGCGGTCAGGCCGACGTCGAGTTCCTCGCGGGTCACGTCGAGGGCTGGGACGCCGTCGACGCGGACGTGCGCGCGACCTCGCGCGAGGCGTTGCTCGCAGCGTGCGGCGTACCGGACGAGCAGGTGCGCGCCGCGGTCGACGCGCTCGTCGCGTCGCGCGCGACGGTGTTCGCGTGGGCGATGGGCATCACGCAGCACGCGCACGGCGTCGACAACGTGCAGGCGATCGTGAACCTGGCGCTCGCGCGCGGCATGCTCGGACGCCCGGGCGCGGGGCTGCTGCCGATCCGCGGCCACAGCAACGTGCAGGGCGTGGGCTCGGTCGGCGTGAGCCCGCGCTTGAAGGACGAGTTCGTGCGCCATCTCGAGGAGCTCTACGGCATCACCGTGCCGCGCTCGGAGGGCATGCACACGCTCGCCTCCGTCGAGGCCGCCGCGCGCGGCGAGATCGACTTCGCGCTGCTGCTCGGCGGCAACCTGTTCGCTGCGTCGCCCGACCGCGCGTTCACCGGCGCCGCGCTGCAGCGGATCGGCACGACGGTCTACGTCACCACCAAGCTCAACGAGGGCCACGTGCACGGCCGCGGCCGCACGTGCCTTCTCCTGCCGGCGCTGGCACGCGACGAGGAGCGCCAGTGCACGACGCAGGAGAGCATGTTCAACTACGTGCGCGTCTCCGACGGCGGCGCCGAGCCGGCGTCGAGCGAGATGCGCTCCGAGGTCGAGATCATCGCGACGCTCGCCGGCATGGCGCTGCCGCAGGGACCGATCGACTTCGGAAGCCTTCGCGACCACGATGCGATCCGCGCCGCGATCGCGCGCGTCGTGCCGGGCTACGAGAGGGTCGCCGAGGTCGAGCGCTCGCGCGCGGAGTTCGAGATCCCGGGACGCCGTCTGCGCTCGCCGTCGTTCGCGACGCCGACCGGCAAGGCGCGCGCCGCCGTCACGCCGGTGCCCGACTTCCCGCTGCGCGACGGCGAGCTGCGCCTCATGACCCTGCGCTCCGAGGGACAGTTCAACACCGTGGTCTACGAGGACGAGGACCTCTACCGCGGCAACGAGCGACGCGACGTGGTGATGATGAACGAGGACGACGCGCGCGCTCGCGGGCTCGTCCGCAACCAGCGCGTGCGCGTGCACAACGCGACCGGCTCGCTCGAGGCGCTGGTGCGCTTCGCGCCGCTGCCGCCGGGCAACATGGCGATGTACTACCCGGAGGCGAACGTGCTGATCCCGCGCACCATCGACCCGGCGTCGGCGACGCCGGTGTTCAAGTCGGTCGCCGCGGCCGTGACGCCGCTGTAA
- a CDS encoding SGNH/GDSL hydrolase family protein, with the protein MRAKLASITILACVAVASATAHAQSLQPGQRPPTRMLAIGDSITRAFDATLPADNLSQSWSSGYRGFLERLLNLPNVKSHNQRISANFGDSGRRNIVVARNGARVRSLVDQARQARWRGITYATVLLGGNDVCRDSIEDIPTDEEFANDVIAGLLELFNALPKGATVQVVAIPDIKRLYDIGIDKTVLGIVDCEFLWRFTALGFP; encoded by the coding sequence ATGAGAGCAAAGCTTGCTTCGATCACGATTCTGGCCTGCGTCGCCGTCGCGAGCGCGACCGCGCATGCGCAGTCCCTGCAGCCGGGGCAGCGTCCGCCGACGCGGATGCTCGCGATCGGCGACTCGATCACGCGCGCGTTCGACGCCACGCTGCCGGCCGACAACCTGAGCCAGAGCTGGTCGAGCGGCTACCGCGGCTTCCTCGAGCGCCTGCTCAACCTGCCGAACGTCAAGTCGCACAACCAGCGCATCTCGGCGAACTTCGGCGACTCGGGACGGCGCAACATCGTCGTCGCGCGCAACGGCGCGCGCGTGCGCAGCCTGGTCGATCAGGCGCGTCAAGCACGCTGGCGCGGCATCACCTACGCGACGGTGCTGCTCGGCGGCAACGACGTCTGCCGCGACTCGATCGAGGACATCCCGACCGACGAGGAGTTCGCGAACGACGTCATCGCCGGCCTGCTCGAGCTGTTCAACGCGCTGCCGAAGGGCGCGACGGTGCAGGTGGTCGCGATCCCCGACATCAAGCGGCTCTACGACATCGGCATCGACAAGACGGTGCTCGGCATCGTCGACTGCGAGTTCCTGTGGCGGTTCACCGCGCTCGGCTTCCCGTGA
- a CDS encoding nuclear transport factor 2 family protein — METWELIAREEIRELVAAYAHLADGGRFDELVALFADDAVLKAGDADEVRGRAALRAFFTGTGSNLREKTQAALIRHHVSNLRIEVDGPDAARGTSYFFVVTERGPDHWGRYRDEYVRRDGRWLFRYRRARLDGFAPDSWTARRRARET; from the coding sequence GTGGAGACCTGGGAGCTGATCGCACGCGAGGAGATCCGCGAGCTGGTCGCGGCCTACGCGCACCTCGCCGACGGCGGCCGCTTCGACGAGCTGGTCGCGCTGTTCGCCGACGACGCCGTGCTAAAAGCCGGCGATGCGGACGAAGTCCGCGGCCGCGCCGCGCTGCGCGCCTTCTTCACCGGCACCGGATCGAACTTGCGCGAGAAGACGCAGGCCGCGCTGATCCGCCACCACGTCTCGAACCTGCGCATCGAGGTCGACGGCCCCGACGCCGCGCGCGGGACCAGCTACTTCTTCGTCGTCACCGAGCGCGGCCCCGACCACTGGGGCCGCTACCGCGACGAGTACGTCCGCCGCGACGGGCGCTGGCTGTTCCGCTACCGGCGCGCGCGGCTCGACGGCTTCGCGCCGGATTCGTGGACGGCGCGCCGCCGCGCGCGCGAGACCTGA
- a CDS encoding PaaX family transcriptional regulator, with the protein MAPTPKSLILDLLSSVKDGRALPVRALIAAAAVFGISENALRVALARLRAAGLVTSDATGSYRLGARAEAVNRQTTSWRTAERQVRPWNGDDWIAVFRGSAAQGAPGARSARARGERALAFLGFRELRPGLAVRPDNLVGGVAGVRERLFELGLEPGAEVVGLHALAPETARRAATLWDTASLRLAYRRTIVELERSERRLPTLPRDEAMRESFLLGGRAIRQIVFDPRLPDPLVPSEERRALVDTMLRYDLAGRKCWSSFMREMGAVPDATPAHLRFGGSGSPSGEARAEVP; encoded by the coding sequence GTGGCGCCGACGCCGAAGAGCCTGATCCTCGACCTGCTGTCGAGCGTGAAGGACGGCCGCGCCCTGCCCGTCCGCGCGCTGATCGCGGCGGCGGCGGTGTTCGGCATCAGCGAGAACGCGCTGCGGGTCGCGCTCGCGCGGCTGCGCGCCGCCGGCCTGGTGACGAGCGACGCCACCGGATCCTACCGTCTCGGCGCGCGCGCCGAAGCGGTCAACCGGCAGACGACCTCGTGGCGGACCGCCGAGCGTCAAGTACGTCCGTGGAACGGCGACGACTGGATCGCCGTGTTTCGCGGCAGCGCCGCGCAGGGCGCGCCCGGCGCACGCTCGGCGCGCGCGCGCGGCGAGCGCGCCCTCGCCTTCCTCGGCTTCCGCGAGCTGCGCCCCGGGCTCGCCGTCCGGCCGGACAACCTCGTCGGCGGCGTCGCGGGGGTGCGCGAGCGCCTCTTCGAGCTCGGGCTCGAGCCCGGCGCCGAGGTCGTCGGCCTGCACGCGCTCGCGCCGGAGACCGCGCGTCGCGCCGCCACGCTGTGGGACACGGCGAGCCTGCGCCTCGCCTACCGGCGCACGATCGTCGAGCTCGAGCGCAGCGAGCGCCGCCTGCCGACGCTGCCGCGCGACGAGGCGATGCGCGAGTCGTTCCTGCTCGGCGGGCGCGCCATCCGCCAGATCGTCTTCGACCCGCGGCTGCCCGATCCGCTCGTGCCGAGCGAGGAGCGGCGCGCGCTGGTCGACACCATGCTCCGCTACGACCTCGCCGGACGGAAGTGCTGGTCGAGCTTCATGCGCGAGATGGGCGCCGTGCCCGACGCGACGCCCGCGCACCTCCGGTTCGGCGGCAGCGGCTCGCCCTCGGGCGAAGCGCGCGCCGAGGTCCCTTGA
- a CDS encoding fatty acid desaturase family protein — protein MQRTATDLQSSEPQSRVPQSSERPPRWLDALSREEIQDLVKHRDLRSWGSIALNWGLVFASMALVAYWPNPLTVIVALFVIGSRQLGFAILMHDAAHRALFSNRKLNDWAGNWLCAYPVWTDLEPYRPYHLRHHAKNYTVEDPDLGLVTPFPVTRASLKRKIIRDLTGQTGWKRVKATLRRDLGLSKGNQARTFGGVKNLRGVAVTNAVLFGILWLAGHPWLYLLWVVAWMTTFQLVTRIRAIAEHALAPDPADPLRNTRTTLASWWERLLIAPNYVNYHLEHHLLMTVPHYNLPRLHRMLRDRGVLDGAWIARGYFGVLREASSKPA, from the coding sequence ATGCAACGGACCGCCACCGACCTGCAGTCGAGCGAACCGCAATCGCGCGTGCCGCAGTCGAGCGAGCGCCCGCCGCGCTGGCTCGATGCGCTGAGCCGCGAGGAGATCCAGGACCTCGTCAAGCACCGCGACCTGCGCTCCTGGGGCTCGATCGCGCTCAACTGGGGCCTGGTCTTCGCGTCGATGGCGCTGGTCGCCTACTGGCCGAACCCGTTGACCGTGATCGTCGCGCTGTTCGTCATCGGCTCGCGCCAGCTCGGGTTCGCGATCCTGATGCACGACGCCGCGCACCGCGCGCTGTTCTCGAACCGCAAGCTCAACGACTGGGCCGGCAACTGGCTCTGCGCCTACCCGGTGTGGACCGACCTCGAGCCCTACCGGCCGTACCACCTGCGGCACCACGCCAAGAACTACACCGTCGAGGACCCGGACCTCGGCCTGGTGACGCCGTTTCCGGTGACGCGCGCGAGCCTCAAGCGCAAGATCATCCGCGACCTCACCGGGCAGACCGGCTGGAAGCGCGTCAAGGCGACGCTGCGCCGCGACCTCGGCCTCTCGAAGGGCAACCAGGCGCGCACCTTCGGCGGCGTCAAGAACCTGCGCGGCGTCGCGGTCACGAACGCCGTGCTCTTCGGGATCCTCTGGCTCGCCGGCCACCCGTGGCTCTACCTGCTGTGGGTCGTCGCCTGGATGACGACCTTCCAGCTCGTGACGCGCATCCGCGCGATCGCCGAGCACGCGCTCGCGCCCGACCCGGCCGATCCGCTGCGCAACACGCGCACGACGCTCGCGTCGTGGTGGGAGCGGCTCCTGATCGCGCCGAACTACGTCAACTACCACCTCGAGCACCACCTGCTGATGACGGTCCCGCACTACAACCTGCCGCGCCTGCACCGCATGCTGCGCGACCGCGGCGTGCTCGACGGCGCCTGGATCGCGCGCGGCTACTTCGGCGTGCTGCGCGAGGCCTCCTCGAAGCCGGCGTGA
- the crcB gene encoding fluoride efflux transporter CrcB, whose amino-acid sequence MTLRALLCVGAGGFCGAITRYLLSMWIDGQLGSAFPWATLAINATGSFALGALYGAIASLGLPPEVRLLLGVGFLGGYTTFSTFSVETVTLFERDAIGAGLAYVAASVALSVLGAVLGLALGRSL is encoded by the coding sequence GTGACGCTGCGGGCGCTGCTCTGCGTGGGCGCCGGCGGTTTCTGCGGCGCGATCACGCGCTACCTGCTGTCGATGTGGATCGACGGGCAGCTCGGCTCGGCGTTCCCGTGGGCGACGCTGGCGATCAACGCGACCGGCAGCTTCGCGCTCGGCGCGCTCTACGGCGCGATCGCGAGCCTCGGCCTGCCGCCGGAGGTGCGCCTCCTGCTCGGCGTCGGCTTCCTCGGCGGCTACACGACGTTCTCGACGTTCAGCGTCGAGACGGTGACGCTCTTCGAGCGTGACGCGATCGGCGCCGGGCTCGCGTACGTCGCCGCGAGCGTCGCGCTGTCGGTGCTCGGCGCCGTGCTCGGGCTCGCGCTCGGGCGCTCGCTCTGA
- the eno gene encoding phosphopyruvate hydratase, whose product MAVATTIAAVSAREILDSRGKPTVEAEVRLEGGVVGRAAVPSGASTGAHEALELRDGDKKRYRGAGVTKAVANVRGPLAKAVVGLDAREQAQVDQALLKADGDPLKRTLGANAILAVSMATARAAAAAEGVPLYRWLGGLAGDDATLLPVPYMNVLNGGQHAVGGVDFQEFMLAPTGLPTFADALRAGSECYHALKEILHERGLSVNVGDEGGFAPALARNEEAPELLVRAIEKAGYRPGEDVVLALDPATTELYENGKYSLSRTTGESKSSDEMIALWEEWCAKYPIVSIEDGLAEDDWDGWVKLTERLGKKILLVGDDLFVTQKARLEQGIERKVANAILVKLNQVGSLSETLETMAVARRAGYARMVSHRSGETEDTFIADLAVATGAGKIKTGAPARSERVAKYNQLLRIEEELGARARYAGKS is encoded by the coding sequence ATGGCCGTCGCAACCACCATCGCCGCCGTCTCGGCGCGCGAGATCCTCGACTCGCGCGGCAAGCCGACCGTCGAGGCCGAGGTCCGCCTCGAGGGCGGCGTCGTCGGCCGCGCCGCCGTCCCGAGCGGCGCCTCGACCGGCGCGCACGAGGCGCTCGAGCTGCGCGATGGCGACAAGAAGCGCTACCGCGGCGCCGGTGTGACGAAGGCGGTGGCGAACGTCCGCGGCCCGCTCGCCAAGGCGGTCGTCGGGCTCGACGCGCGCGAGCAGGCGCAGGTCGACCAGGCGCTGCTCAAGGCCGATGGCGACCCGCTCAAGCGGACGCTCGGCGCCAACGCCATCCTCGCGGTGTCGATGGCGACCGCGCGCGCGGCGGCCGCCGCGGAGGGCGTGCCGCTCTACCGCTGGCTCGGCGGTCTCGCCGGCGACGACGCGACGCTGCTGCCCGTCCCGTACATGAACGTCCTGAACGGCGGCCAGCACGCGGTCGGCGGCGTCGACTTCCAGGAGTTCATGCTCGCGCCGACCGGTCTGCCGACCTTCGCCGACGCGCTGCGCGCGGGCAGCGAGTGCTACCACGCGCTCAAGGAGATCCTGCACGAGCGCGGGCTGTCGGTGAACGTCGGCGACGAGGGCGGCTTCGCGCCGGCGCTGGCGCGCAACGAGGAGGCACCCGAGCTGCTGGTGCGCGCGATCGAGAAGGCGGGCTACCGTCCGGGCGAGGACGTCGTGCTGGCGCTCGATCCGGCGACCACCGAGCTCTACGAGAACGGCAAGTACTCGCTGTCGCGCACCACGGGCGAGTCGAAGTCGAGCGACGAGATGATCGCGCTCTGGGAAGAGTGGTGCGCGAAGTACCCGATCGTGTCGATCGAGGACGGGCTCGCCGAGGACGACTGGGACGGCTGGGTGAAGCTCACCGAGCGCCTCGGCAAGAAGATCCTGCTCGTCGGCGACGACCTCTTCGTCACCCAGAAGGCGCGCCTCGAGCAGGGCATCGAGCGCAAGGTCGCGAACGCGATCCTGGTCAAGCTCAACCAGGTCGGCTCGCTCAGCGAGACGCTCGAGACCATGGCCGTCGCGCGGCGCGCGGGCTACGCGCGCATGGTGTCGCACCGCTCGGGCGAGACCGAGGACACCTTCATCGCCGACCTCGCGGTCGCGACCGGCGCGGGCAAGATCAAGACCGGCGCGCCGGCGCGCTCGGAGCGCGTCGCCAAGTACAACCAGCTGCTGCGGATCGAGGAGGAGCTCGGCGCGCGCGCGCGCTACGCCGGCAAGTCCTGA
- a CDS encoding glycosyltransferase family 39 protein produces MSSARGTRVVVLVAVLAATCVLLPGLGHTPLVDWDEGIYAEVARGVREHDAWRLTWNGEAYNRKPPLLFWAIAASYEVFGVSEAAARLPSALAGVATVGVVAAVVATRSGPVAGLLAAALLLGSTLFLERGGRRACTDSLVILFSAIALWRATANPGTRRARIEAGVAIGLGILAKGAAGLIAPVALLLAAPLDRTRRADCAWMMAVATLVAAPWYAVQLWIGGTEFLASHVGFELIERALRPIHGDGAPWWYPLWVMRWNGGVWVPVVALAAVLRASVDAELRPGILPWLCFAALVVAASMSMQTKLPWYPLPALPMLAVAGGLAAARGAARSWTAVRSVALAGLGLVALHSLALTGTARRTVIDEELQFVPFRDLGARIALALGEEPFIGATRENPTLIFYGGRPIRIYQEEELSRLLRDPDSLPRAGLVPVAEADALLGGGAEEIARFGDRVLLRFAPVASVPPTAAQDVEAIDPAAEPAHDA; encoded by the coding sequence GTGAGCAGCGCTCGCGGGACGCGCGTCGTGGTGCTGGTCGCGGTGCTCGCCGCGACCTGCGTGCTGCTGCCCGGTCTCGGCCACACGCCGCTCGTCGACTGGGACGAGGGGATCTACGCGGAGGTCGCGCGCGGCGTGCGCGAGCACGACGCCTGGCGGCTCACGTGGAACGGCGAGGCGTACAACCGCAAGCCGCCGCTCCTCTTCTGGGCGATCGCCGCGTCCTACGAGGTGTTCGGCGTGAGCGAGGCGGCGGCGCGGCTGCCGTCGGCGCTCGCCGGCGTGGCGACGGTCGGCGTCGTCGCCGCCGTGGTCGCGACGCGCAGCGGACCCGTGGCGGGTCTGCTCGCCGCGGCGCTGCTCCTCGGCTCGACGCTCTTCCTCGAGCGCGGCGGACGTCGCGCCTGCACGGACTCGCTCGTCATCCTGTTCTCCGCGATCGCGCTCTGGCGCGCGACCGCGAACCCGGGCACGCGGCGCGCGCGGATCGAGGCGGGCGTCGCGATCGGGCTCGGGATCCTCGCCAAGGGCGCGGCCGGCTTGATCGCGCCCGTCGCGCTGCTGCTCGCCGCACCGCTCGACCGCACGCGCCGCGCCGACTGCGCGTGGATGATGGCGGTCGCGACGCTGGTCGCGGCCCCCTGGTACGCGGTGCAGCTCTGGATCGGCGGCACGGAGTTCCTCGCCTCGCACGTCGGCTTCGAGCTCATCGAGCGGGCGCTGCGGCCGATCCACGGCGACGGCGCGCCGTGGTGGTACCCGCTCTGGGTGATGCGCTGGAACGGCGGCGTGTGGGTGCCGGTCGTGGCGCTCGCGGCCGTGCTGCGCGCGTCGGTCGACGCCGAGCTGCGTCCGGGGATCCTGCCCTGGCTGTGCTTCGCGGCGCTGGTCGTCGCGGCGTCGATGTCGATGCAGACCAAGCTGCCGTGGTACCCGCTGCCGGCGCTGCCGATGCTCGCGGTCGCGGGCGGGCTCGCCGCGGCGCGCGGCGCCGCGCGCTCGTGGACGGCGGTGCGCTCGGTGGCGCTCGCGGGGCTCGGCCTCGTCGCGCTGCACTCGCTCGCGCTGACCGGCACGGCGCGGCGCACGGTGATCGACGAGGAGCTGCAGTTCGTGCCCTTCCGCGACCTCGGGGCGCGCATCGCGCTCGCGCTGGGCGAGGAGCCCTTCATCGGCGCGACCCGGGAGAACCCGACGCTGATCTTCTACGGCGGCCGTCCCATCCGGATCTATCAGGAGGAGGAGCTGAGCCGTCTGCTGCGCGATCCCGACAGCCTGCCGCGCGCGGGCCTCGTCCCGGTGGCCGAGGCGGACGCGCTGCTCGGCGGCGGTGCCGAGGAGATTGCGCGCTTCGGCGACCGGGTGCTGCTGCGCTTCGCGCCGGTCGCATCCGTTCCCCCGACCGCGGCGCAGGACGTCGAGGCGATCGACCCGGCGGCGGAGCCGGCGCACGACGCCTGA
- a CDS encoding HAMP domain-containing sensor histidine kinase: MKLARKLIFALVVGIFAVMACNAYLRLRSQMEFFEADTERDLRAAARALASGIEALWRDDGEERAQRFVEEVNLLREEIDLRWIWLDQRRPRELPPGLSPEDVKTLLRGDVVTFVRYEDDGQRRYMYWPLLIGGRPPAALELSESLVREESFIRASQITILLTALGVSLVCGLIATVIGVLFVGRPMRLLSEKARRVGAGDLSGPLILRQRDEIGELAEEINAMCERLAEAQRETARETEARIQAIEQLRHVDRLRTVGQLASGVAHELGTPLNVVSGHARMIRSGELSPAETAASADVIVEQTKRMTTIIRQLLDFSRRTGPKLDDADLGDIVASTLAMLGPLAEKRGVTLQVAEAPEAAPVRADRNQLQQAITNLVVNAIQATPQGGTVSLAITRRPAAQAAGQADVETNGEDLIELTVVDAGPGIAPEHLPHVFEPFFTTKDVGEGTGLGLAVAYGIVREHGGWIEVSSELGHGARFSIVLPPASPPRPAERKAVA; the protein is encoded by the coding sequence ATGAAGCTCGCTCGAAAGCTCATCTTCGCGCTGGTGGTCGGAATCTTCGCCGTCATGGCGTGCAACGCGTACCTACGATTGCGCAGCCAGATGGAGTTCTTCGAGGCCGACACCGAGCGTGACCTGCGTGCGGCGGCGCGCGCGCTGGCGTCCGGCATCGAAGCGCTGTGGCGCGACGACGGCGAAGAGCGCGCCCAGCGCTTCGTCGAGGAAGTCAACCTGCTGCGCGAGGAGATCGACCTGCGCTGGATCTGGCTCGACCAGCGCCGTCCGCGCGAGCTGCCGCCGGGTCTCTCGCCCGAGGACGTCAAGACCTTGCTGCGCGGGGACGTGGTGACGTTCGTCCGCTACGAGGACGACGGACAGCGCCGCTACATGTACTGGCCGTTGCTCATCGGCGGACGCCCGCCCGCCGCGCTCGAGCTGTCCGAGTCGCTGGTGCGCGAGGAGAGCTTCATCCGCGCGAGCCAGATCACGATCCTGCTGACCGCGCTCGGCGTGTCGCTGGTCTGCGGGCTGATCGCGACCGTGATCGGCGTGCTCTTCGTCGGTCGCCCGATGCGCCTGCTGAGCGAGAAGGCTCGTCGCGTCGGCGCGGGCGACCTCTCCGGCCCGCTCATCCTGCGCCAGCGCGACGAGATCGGCGAGCTCGCCGAGGAGATCAACGCGATGTGCGAGCGCCTCGCCGAGGCGCAGCGCGAGACCGCGCGCGAGACCGAGGCGCGCATCCAGGCGATCGAGCAGCTGCGCCACGTCGACCGCCTGCGCACGGTCGGCCAGCTCGCGTCGGGCGTCGCGCACGAGCTCGGCACGCCGCTCAACGTGGTCTCGGGTCACGCGCGGATGATCCGCAGCGGCGAGCTGTCGCCGGCCGAGACCGCGGCGAGCGCCGACGTGATCGTCGAGCAGACGAAGCGCATGACGACGATCATCCGCCAGCTCCTCGACTTCTCGCGCCGCACCGGACCGAAGCTCGACGACGCCGACCTCGGCGACATCGTCGCGAGCACGCTCGCCATGCTCGGACCGCTCGCCGAGAAGCGCGGGGTGACCCTGCAGGTCGCGGAAGCTCCGGAAGCGGCTCCCGTGCGCGCCGACCGCAACCAGCTTCAGCAGGCGATCACCAACCTCGTGGTCAACGCGATCCAGGCGACGCCCCAGGGCGGCACGGTGTCGCTCGCGATCACCCGTCGTCCGGCGGCGCAGGCGGCCGGGCAAGCGGACGTCGAGACCAACGGCGAGGATCTCATCGAGCTCACGGTGGTCGACGCCGGGCCCGGGATCGCGCCCGAGCACCTGCCGCACGTCTTCGAGCCCTTCTTCACCACCAAGGACGTCGGCGAGGGGACCGGCTTGGGTCTCGCCGTCGCCTACGGCATCGTGCGCGAGCACGGCGGCTGGATCGAGGTATCGAGCGAGCTCGGGCACGGCGCGCGCTTCTCCATCGTCTTACCCCCGGCCTCGCCGCCTCGGCCGGCCGAACGAAAAGCAGTGGCATGA